The Labrus bergylta chromosome 15, fLabBer1.1, whole genome shotgun sequence genome includes a region encoding these proteins:
- the chga gene encoding chromogranin-A isoform X2 codes for MIGRGLFILTILSNCVLSLPVTPSQLENEDAQVMKCIVEALADVLSRPHPNPVSQECLVTLRTDDRLVSILRHHNFLKELQEIAVQGGHDRAQLQREATTPASATQSLQSSSDFADRSMLEALGGPGERSILSQKKRTGHVDRGEEKDESLEDGEPQEDNNTGEEVQVKREDDESPGSHASEDEWSEGKPGKREEKEEESDLNSNEKSEERNMAKEKKGARLDERRDAHRNKSKEKKLDEEEKDKRAVFSSHKQEQKHPGEEEEEETKRGNIESMKRWTKRGKALSLQKKTAKKDVQQLNSQEEVLHHSKEVPEEVEEKKKRNTQRSPEEKELQMIARSGAEERRGSEEEGSASRKTEEPEIESLAAIESELENVAQKLHELRRG; via the exons atgatcggGAGAGGACTGTTCATCTTGACAATACTGTCAAACTGcg TTCTGTCATTGCCAGTGACTCCAAGTCAGCTGGAGAATGAGGACGCACAG GTAATGAAATGCATCGTGGAGGCGTTGGCTGACGTACTATCAAGGCCCCACCCCAATCCTGTCAGTCAGGAGTGTTTGGTCAcactgaggacag ATGACAGACTGGTTTCTATTCTTCGCCATCATAACTTTctaaaggagctgcaggagatTGCTGTTCAAG GGGGTCATGACAGAgctcagctgcagagagaggctACTACACCTGCTTCAGCAACACAGAGTCTTCAGTCTTCAAGTGATTTTGCTG ATCGATCCATGTTGGAAGCTTTAGGAGGCCCTGGTGAGAGATCCATCCTGTCTCAGAAAAAGAGGACAGGACATGTtgacagaggggaagaaaaggaTGAAAGCTTGGAGGATGGAGAGCCACAGGAGGACAATAACACCGGTGAAGAGGTGCAAGTGAAGAGGGAAGATGATGAGAGCCCTGGTAGTCATGCCTCTGAGGATGAGTGGAGTGAGGGAAAGCCtggaaagagggaggagaaagaggaagagagtgatTTAAATTCAAACGAGAAATCAGAGGAAAGAAACATGgccaaggaaaaaaaag GTGCAAGGTTGGATGAAAGGAGAGATGCTCACAGAAACAAGTCAAAAGAGAAGAAGTTggatgaagaagagaaagataagAGGGCTGTGTTTTCCTCCCATAAACAAGAGCAGAAACATcctggagaggaagaagaagaggagacaaagagagggaatATAGAGAGCATGAAGCGATGGACCAAGAGAGGTAAGGCCTtgtcactgcagaaaaaaacagccaaaaagGATGTACAGCAGCTCAACAGCCAGGAAGAAGTGCTACATCATTCGAAAGAGGTGCCAGAAGaagtggaggagaagaaaaaaagaaacacacagaggagtcCAGAGGAGAAGGAGCTACAGATGATTGCCAGAAGCGGagctgaggagaggagggggtcgGAGGAAGAGGGGAGCGCCAGCCGGAAGACAGAG GAACCAGAGATTGAGAGCCTGGCAGCCATCGAGTCAGAGCTCGAAAATGTTGCCCAGAAACTCCACGAGCTGCGACGAGGCTGA
- the si:dkey-177p2.18 gene encoding phospholipase B1, membrane-associated, giving the protein MEWLWIAVATCMLTSPYVKGNDWWWEYEEGIRHYSQEALNKEFPEKTRPVSFKHPEFQCPDMSPSPSVPSSVEYVKAADIKVIAALGDSLTTAIGANATTVLGIPIEFRHVSWSIGGYGSFQEVITLANIIKLFNPKLLGAAPGKTVHGMQAHISETGFNLAVTGHNTFNLPDQTRHLIDTLRGYEGINFEEDWKLLTILMGMNDICDYCKDKALFSVDNFIHYMTVALEMLMNEVPRMIVNVVQILPMHTLREVQKPTPGCLLQRSFCSCLIEPVPRSPELQEMVEVNLEFQKRLEKLLNSDRFFRDDFAVILQPFLKHADPPRLPSGKIDMTFFTHDCFHFTIKGHEELAKGLWNNMFQPEGGKMIVSSFSDPISLICPPMEHPYIFTRPIAANSGQSHQQSDARSHAVTFLLLLLHVPLRCLGLV; this is encoded by the exons ATGGAGTGGCTTTGGATCGCTGTGGCAACTTGTATGCTCACGTCCCCCTATGTCAAAG GCAACGACTGGTGGTGGGAGTATGAGGAGGGGATACGACACTACAGCCAGGAGGCCCTCAACAAG GAGTTTCCAGAGAAAACTCGACCAGTGAGCTTCAAACATCCTGAGTTTCAGTGCCCGGATATGAGTCCATCTCCCTCTGTCCCCTCCTCAG TTGAGTATGTGAAGGCGGCAGATATCAAAGTCATCGCAGCCTTAGGGGATTCACTGACA acAGCTATAGGAGCCAACGCCACCACTGTGCTCGGGATTCCTATTGAGTTTCGTCATGTGTCATGGAG cattGGAGGCTATGGCTCATTTCAAGAAGTCATTACTTTGGCAA ACATCATCAAGCTCTTCAATCCCAAACTGCTCGGTGCTGCTCCTGGAAAGACGGTCCACGGGATGCAGGCTCATATCAGTGAAACTGGCTTCAATCTGGCTGTGACTGGACACAACACCTT CAACCTCCCTGACCAGACAAGACATTTGATTGACACTCTGAGAGGTTATGAG GGTATAAACTTTGAGGAGGACTGGAAGCTCTTGACTATTCTCATGGGCATGAATGACATCTGTGACTACTGCAAAGATAAG GCTCTATTCTCAGTGGATAACTTCATTCACTATATGACCGTGGCCTTGGAAATGCTCATGAATGAG GTTCCTCGTATGATTGTTAATGTGGTTCAGATCCTGCCCATGCACACTCTTAGAGAGGTGCAGAAACCCACCCCTGGATGTCTGCTCCAAAG GTCTTTCTGTTCATGTCTGATTGAGCCAGTTCCCAGGTCTCCTGAACTGCAGGAGATGGTAGAAGTCAATTTGGAGTTCCAG AAAAGACTTGAAAAGCTGCTGAACAGCGATCGCTTCTTCAGGGATGACTTTGCAGTCATTCTTCAGCCCTTTCTGAAACACGCTGACCCTCCCCGCCTCCCG AGTGGGAAGATAGATATGACCTTCTTCACTCACGACTGCTTCCACTTCACCATAAAGGGACACGAGGAGCTGGCCAAAGGGCTGTGGAACAACATG TTTCAGCCTGAGGGAGGAAAAATGATTGTGAGCAGTTTCTCCGACCCCATCAGTCTCATCTGTCCTCCTATG GAACATCCGTATATCTTCACCAGACCCATTGCCGCAAACTCAGGCCAGTCTCACCAGCAGTCTGATGCTCGGTCACATGCTGTCACCTTCCTGCTGCTCTTGCTCCATGTGCCTTTGAGATGTCTTGGACTCGTGTAG
- the ccn2a gene encoding CCN family member 2a, with protein MTAGMKTMILLPILCIMLSNMAAGQECSSQCSCPSTPPQCAPGVSLVLDGCGCCRVCAKQMGELCTEKDVCDPHKGLNCDFGAPINRRIGVCTARDGATCVFGGMVYKSGESFQSSCKYQCTCLDGALGCVPLCSMDIRLPSPDCPMPRRVKVPGKCCEEWECDSPNRHSFMGSALAAYREEETYGPDPSMMRENCLVQTTEWSACSKTCGLGISTRVTNDNRECRLEKQTRLCMVRPCESQLEQSIRKGKKCIRTPRLSKPMKFEISGCTTTKSYRPKFCGVCLDGRCCTPHRTTTLPMEFKCPDGQVMKKHMMFIKSCACHHNCPGENDIFESMYYKKMMGDMA; from the exons ATGACTGCTGGGATGAAGACAATGATTTTACTGCCTATCCTGTGCATCATGCTCTCAAACATG GCTGCAGGTCAGGAGTGCAGCAGCCAGTGTTCGTgcccctccaccccccctcaGTGCGCCCCAGGAGTGAGCCTGGTGCTGGACGGCTGTGGATGCTGCAGGGTGTGTGCAAAACAGATGGGGGAGCTGTGCACAGAGAAAGACGTCTGTGACCCCCACAAAGGCCTCAACTGTGACTTCGGAGCCCCCATTAACAGACGCATAGGAGTTTGCACAG CTCGCGATGGAGCCACCTGCGTGTTCGGAGGCATGGTGTACAAGAGCGGAGAGTCCTTCCAAAGCAGCTGCAAGTACCAGTGTACCTGTTTAGACGGCGCTCTGGGTTGCGTGCCTCTTTGCTCCATGGACATCCGCCTTCCCAGCCCTGACTGCCCCATGCCAAGACGGGTCAAGGTCCCTGGGAAGTGCTGCGAAGAGTGGGAGTGTGATTCTCCCAACAGACACAGCTTCATGGGCTCTGCTTTGGCTG cctacagagaggaggagacctATGGCCCAGATCCCTCCATGATGAGGGAGAACTGCCTGGTTCAGACGACCGAATGGAGTGCCTGCTCAAAGACTTGTGGCCTTGGGATCTCCACCAGGGTCACCAACGATAACCGCGAATGCCGCCTGGAGAAACAGACCCGGCTGTGTATGGTGCGACCATGCGAGTCACAGCTGGAGCAGAGCATCAGG aaaggaaagaaaTGCATCCGCACTCCCAGGCTCTCCAAGCCAATGAAGTTTGAGATCTCTGGCTGCACCACAACCAAGTCCTACAGGCCCAAGTTCTGTGGCGTATGCCTGGACGGCCGCTGCTGCACCCCACACAGAACCACCACCCTGCCCATGGAGTTCAAATGCCCTGACGGACAGGTTATGAAGAAGCACATGATGTTCATCAAGTCCTGCGCCTGCCACCACAACTGCCCCGGGGAGAACGACATTTTCGAGTCCATGTACTACAAGAAGATGATGGGAGACATGGCATGA
- the chga gene encoding chromogranin-A isoform X1, whose protein sequence is MIGRGLFILTILSNCVLSLPVTPSQLENEDAQVMKCIVEALADVLSRPHPNPVSQECLVTLRTDDRLVSILRHHNFLKELQEIAVQGGHDRAQLQREATTPASATQSLQSSSDFAAISDRSMLEALGGPGERSILSQKKRTGHVDRGEEKDESLEDGEPQEDNNTGEEVQVKREDDESPGSHASEDEWSEGKPGKREEKEEESDLNSNEKSEERNMAKEKKGARLDERRDAHRNKSKEKKLDEEEKDKRAVFSSHKQEQKHPGEEEEEETKRGNIESMKRWTKRGKALSLQKKTAKKDVQQLNSQEEVLHHSKEVPEEVEEKKKRNTQRSPEEKELQMIARSGAEERRGSEEEGSASRKTEEPEIESLAAIESELENVAQKLHELRRG, encoded by the exons atgatcggGAGAGGACTGTTCATCTTGACAATACTGTCAAACTGcg TTCTGTCATTGCCAGTGACTCCAAGTCAGCTGGAGAATGAGGACGCACAG GTAATGAAATGCATCGTGGAGGCGTTGGCTGACGTACTATCAAGGCCCCACCCCAATCCTGTCAGTCAGGAGTGTTTGGTCAcactgaggacag ATGACAGACTGGTTTCTATTCTTCGCCATCATAACTTTctaaaggagctgcaggagatTGCTGTTCAAG GGGGTCATGACAGAgctcagctgcagagagaggctACTACACCTGCTTCAGCAACACAGAGTCTTCAGTCTTCAAGTGATTTTGCTG CGATTTCAGATCGATCCATGTTGGAAGCTTTAGGAGGCCCTGGTGAGAGATCCATCCTGTCTCAGAAAAAGAGGACAGGACATGTtgacagaggggaagaaaaggaTGAAAGCTTGGAGGATGGAGAGCCACAGGAGGACAATAACACCGGTGAAGAGGTGCAAGTGAAGAGGGAAGATGATGAGAGCCCTGGTAGTCATGCCTCTGAGGATGAGTGGAGTGAGGGAAAGCCtggaaagagggaggagaaagaggaagagagtgatTTAAATTCAAACGAGAAATCAGAGGAAAGAAACATGgccaaggaaaaaaaag GTGCAAGGTTGGATGAAAGGAGAGATGCTCACAGAAACAAGTCAAAAGAGAAGAAGTTggatgaagaagagaaagataagAGGGCTGTGTTTTCCTCCCATAAACAAGAGCAGAAACATcctggagaggaagaagaagaggagacaaagagagggaatATAGAGAGCATGAAGCGATGGACCAAGAGAGGTAAGGCCTtgtcactgcagaaaaaaacagccaaaaagGATGTACAGCAGCTCAACAGCCAGGAAGAAGTGCTACATCATTCGAAAGAGGTGCCAGAAGaagtggaggagaagaaaaaaagaaacacacagaggagtcCAGAGGAGAAGGAGCTACAGATGATTGCCAGAAGCGGagctgaggagaggagggggtcgGAGGAAGAGGGGAGCGCCAGCCGGAAGACAGAG GAACCAGAGATTGAGAGCCTGGCAGCCATCGAGTCAGAGCTCGAAAATGTTGCCCAGAAACTCCACGAGCTGCGACGAGGCTGA